The Vibrio tapetis subsp. tapetis genome segment TAACTCAACCGTGATCAAAGAGAGCCCGTTTTTAGGTAACTTATCCTTTTGAACCATCATTTCAACTCGCATAATTAACGCCTCCAGAGCCACACGTAACACTGTATGAAAATACAGTGTTATACCGCGTATTTTCATGTAAAGCGCTTTAATATTTGCCTATTACTCTCAAAAAACCTGCTCGTTCCTTTTGAACTGTCTGGAGAGCGGATGAGTCGATCTCCAAAAGCTCGATCAGTTTAATGTATTCAGTTATGGTCAGCGGCTCCGGTGACTGTAAACGGTTTTTCTGATCAGCTCTTTAGTCATATCAAGAGAGCCATTAAGATATTGCTGAGTAACAAAGAGAAGTCGCTTGAAAATCACCGTTGTTCGCAGGAACGCAATGGCACATCGAGCTTTGCTCGATATCGGTGGCATGCGTTATCGCGGGAGGCGCGAAGCGACGGAATGAACCGAGCGAAGCGAGAACGCTAAGAAAAGGCAAGGCTTTGCGAAAAGAACAAAAAAAACAGCTCACTGATGCTTGAGTATTCTCTGCCCCAAAGCCAGCATGCACCGAGTTCAATTTTTATCCGTAAACGAACCAAAAATAAGGATTTGAATCGCCATAGGCACTAGAATAGTGCCGGTTCGTGTAAACGAACCCTTCTTTTCGCTTTCCCCTGGGGATCCGCAGCGCCAAGAGCGCAATAGATAGAGAGTCAGACCAGCAAGCATGCAAATAAAACGCGATTTTAATTACTATCATCATTTACACGACACGGTGACGCACGCGTTACTTCACTTGTTCTTTCAGATATCAACGACGACCCGTTATGTTCCGGTGAATCGCCGTAATGAGATACTGATTAAATATCTCAAGCCTAAATTAAGCGACACATCGTTATCAAGCATTAAGAAAGACATTAAGCTCATGGTAAACTCAGCCAGAAAGAGCGGAGGGAACTTAGAAATGAAACTGCATGAGTTAAACGCCCTGGCGAAGCAATCTAAGCTTAAAGGAGCGGAGAAGCTTTATCACTTGTTGGTCTGCCTTTATGATGAAGAAGGCCTCGAGTCTCGACTGTTTGAAAAAGGGATGCAAACCAAGCCCGGCATACTGTATTTACTTGAAGAGCAATTAGAGCAAGGCTTTGATGCTGAGCACCGGCAAGTGAGCCCCATTTCAATGCTCATCGAGTTAGAGCGCGCGCCTGAGCTGATTGAGTGCATCAACCGACACGGTTTATTTGTGGCGGAGATGAAAGAATGGAATGAGAAGACACACCAAGCGCACCTTTTGGTTCATCCCTTAGACATCAACCTGATTGAAGGCTAGCGGGAAGTGCGATGAACGGATCACATTACCAATGAGATAACGCAACGATGGCAACGAACAACCCTCACGACGGTTTATTTAAATCCTTTTTAACGCTGCCTGAGGTGGCAAAGGATTTTTTAGAAATCCACTTACCGCCCGACATTCAGGCATTGTGCGATCTTTCCACGCTGCAACTGAAATCGACGTCGTTTTTGGAAGAAGATTTACGGCCTTACTACTCCGATGTGCTTTATTCATTAGAAACACGTTATGGTACGGGGTATGTCTACACGGTGATTGAGCACCAAAGTAGCGCAGACGCCCGCATCAGCTTCCGGTTGATGCGTTATGCAATAGCAGCCATGCAGCAGCATTTGGATGAAGGAAACGAACGCCTCCCTTTGGTCGTGCCATTATTATTTTACCACGGCAGCCAGAGTCCTCACCCTCATAGCATGAACTGGCTGGATATGTTTGCGGAGCCTGCGGTAGCAAAGGCACTCTACAGCACACCTTTTCCACTGATTGATGTCACGGTGATCCCCGATGAAGAAATCATGGGACATCGAAGCGTCGCGGCGCTAGAATTGGTACAAAAGCACGCTCGCACGCGAGATATGCTAGAATTTGTCACACAACTGGGCGTGTTGTTCATGAGAGCCGAGTTAAATGATGGCCAAGTCGAAAGACTGGTGAGATACATACTGCAAGTCGGGGAGACAAAGAATGCCCCTGTCTTGTTAGAAGGGTTAGCG includes the following:
- a CDS encoding Rpn family recombination-promoting nuclease/putative transposase, whose translation is MATNNPHDGLFKSFLTLPEVAKDFLEIHLPPDIQALCDLSTLQLKSTSFLEEDLRPYYSDVLYSLETRYGTGYVYTVIEHQSSADARISFRLMRYAIAAMQQHLDEGNERLPLVVPLLFYHGSQSPHPHSMNWLDMFAEPAVAKALYSTPFPLIDVTVIPDEEIMGHRSVAALELVQKHARTRDMLEFVTQLGVLFMRAELNDGQVERLVRYILQVGETKNAPVLLEGLAQSAPEHGETIMTIADQLRQEGRQEGEQNGLLRGRQEGEQNGLLRGRQEGRQEGQQEERKAIARKMLLSGQSVEFISELTGLERSVVIKLSN
- a CDS encoding DUF2913 family protein, which gives rise to MQIKRDFNYYHHLHDTVTHALLHLFFQISTTTRYVPVNRRNEILIKYLKPKLSDTSLSSIKKDIKLMVNSARKSGGNLEMKLHELNALAKQSKLKGAEKLYHLLVCLYDEEGLESRLFEKGMQTKPGILYLLEEQLEQGFDAEHRQVSPISMLIELERAPELIECINRHGLFVAEMKEWNEKTHQAHLLVHPLDINLIEG